Genomic window (Pradoshia sp. D12):
AAAGTGTAATTCCCTCTCTGGCAAATAGAATTCCGGTGCCTTTTAATCCATGGAATTTATGTCCTGATAAAGAATATAAATCGATATGAGCATCACGTAAAGAGAGTTCGACTTTACCAAAGCCCTGAACCCCATCTACATGAAAATGTATTTTAGGATAACTCTTCAAAAAATGTCCTATTTCATAAATTGGTTGTACAGTTCCCACTTCGTTATTAACATGCATAACTGACACCAATATTGTATCTTCTCGGATTGCTTCCTTAACTTGCTCAATTTCAACTCTGCCATCTTGATTAACAGGCAAGTAGGTTACGTCATAGCCAAGTTCCTTTAGCTGTTCAAACGGTCTTTTTACGGAAGGATGCTCGATTGAGGTGGTAATAATATGCTTCCCTCTGTTTCGATAATTTTCTGCTATTCCTTTTATGGCCAGATTATTGCTTTCAGACCCTCCTGAAGTAAAGATAATCTCTGTAGCCTTTACTCCCAGAAGACCCGCGACCTGTTCTCTAGCCTGTGCTAACAGTTTTTCTGACTTCCCTCCGAAGCCATGTAAAGAGGATGGATTCCCCCAGAAATCGGCAGTAACCTTTGCGAAGGAATCAATCACTTCCTTATAGGGTTTTGTTGTCGCGCTATTATCTAAATAAATCATGCTTTTTCCCCTTCCTATCAATAAGAAAATGTAGCATATCCTGTCCTGTTTATAAAGTAATTTTCTCTTATGCCTCTATCTTATGCTGGATTGAACAAAGAAAAAAACCAGACTGGTAAGTCCAGACTGGTCTATACATTGCTATGTTCAAGATACTCTTGGATTTTTTTTAACGAACCCGGTTCAACTTTTTCAATTGCCTCAGCTGCATGCTCTAAAGCATCTTGGTATTGATAATTGCGGAATTGCTTTTCTGCTTCGGTCAGGGCAATAGCAA
Coding sequences:
- a CDS encoding cysteine desulfurase family protein, with amino-acid sequence MIYLDNSATTKPYKEVIDSFAKVTADFWGNPSSLHGFGGKSEKLLAQAREQVAGLLGVKATEIIFTSGGSESNNLAIKGIAENYRNRGKHIITTSIEHPSVKRPFEQLKELGYDVTYLPVNQDGRVEIEQVKEAIREDTILVSVMHVNNEVGTVQPIYEIGHFLKSYPKIHFHVDGVQGFGKVELSLRDAHIDLYSLSGHKFHGLKGTGILFAREGITLSPLIAGGNQERGMRSGTESLAGAVSLAKAMRLAIEKSRDGSRRMNEYRTLILQELSKMENVVINSPIEHAAPHIINFSIPGLKSETFVHTLGEFGIYVSTNSACSSKKKTVSQTLLAMGKNEQIAGSSIRISLDYDHSKEEIEQALKEIERAIQMLSEVRKK